A part of Cystobacter fuscus DSM 2262 genomic DNA contains:
- the tssC gene encoding type VI secretion system contractile sheath large subunit, translating into MSTETNVLKNGGLAVETVQTNASLLNSILAETRLKPQDEGYDIAMRGVQAFITEMLSPQRSTEERVDKALVDAMIAEVDRRLSSQVNEIIHHKDFQAMESTWRSLKFLIDKVDFRENIRVEMLNVSKEDLLKDFEDAPEVVKSGLYRLVYSNEYGVFGGKPYGLLCGNYDFGPGPQDIELLRKCAAVASMAHAPFLSNASAEFFGEPNYLNMPNLKDLNSLLGGPQYARWHSFRDSEDSRYVGLCLPRFLLRLPYGEKTIPVKSFNFQEDVVGEHERYLWGHASIALASRVADSFAKFRWSPNIIGPQSGGAVENLPLHQYEALGEIQTKIPTEVLLTERREYELSEEGFIGLVFRKSADNAAFFSANSVQRAKYFGGTPEGKQAETNYRLSTQLPYMFIMSRLAHYIKVLQREQIGSWKERSDLERELNHWLSQYVADMDDPAPVVRSRRPLRAAQVKVEDVDGQPGWYRCNIQVRPHFKYMGASFTLSLVGKLDKE; encoded by the coding sequence ATGAGCACCGAGACGAATGTCCTGAAGAATGGCGGCCTCGCGGTGGAGACGGTGCAGACGAATGCCTCTCTGCTCAACTCCATCCTGGCCGAGACGCGGCTCAAGCCGCAGGACGAGGGCTATGACATCGCCATGCGCGGTGTGCAGGCCTTCATCACCGAGATGCTGTCGCCCCAGCGCTCCACCGAGGAGCGCGTGGACAAGGCGCTGGTGGACGCGATGATCGCGGAGGTGGACCGGCGGCTGAGCTCCCAGGTCAACGAGATCATCCACCACAAGGACTTCCAGGCGATGGAGTCCACGTGGCGCTCGCTGAAGTTCCTCATCGACAAGGTGGACTTCCGCGAGAACATCCGGGTGGAGATGCTCAATGTCTCCAAGGAGGATCTGCTCAAGGACTTCGAGGACGCGCCGGAGGTGGTCAAGAGCGGGCTGTACCGGCTCGTCTACTCGAACGAGTACGGCGTGTTCGGCGGCAAGCCCTACGGGCTCTTGTGCGGCAACTACGACTTCGGGCCGGGCCCCCAGGACATCGAGCTGTTGCGCAAGTGCGCGGCGGTGGCCTCCATGGCGCACGCGCCGTTCCTCTCCAACGCCAGCGCGGAGTTCTTCGGGGAGCCGAACTACCTCAACATGCCCAACCTGAAGGACCTCAACTCGCTGTTGGGAGGTCCCCAGTACGCCCGCTGGCACTCGTTCCGCGACAGCGAGGACTCGCGTTACGTGGGCCTGTGCCTGCCGCGCTTCCTGCTGCGTCTGCCCTATGGGGAGAAGACGATCCCCGTGAAGTCCTTCAACTTCCAGGAGGACGTGGTGGGCGAGCACGAGCGCTACCTGTGGGGCCATGCCTCCATCGCGCTCGCCAGCCGGGTGGCCGACTCGTTCGCCAAGTTCCGCTGGAGCCCGAACATCATCGGGCCCCAGTCCGGTGGCGCCGTGGAGAACCTCCCGCTGCACCAGTACGAGGCGCTGGGGGAAATCCAGACGAAGATTCCCACCGAGGTGCTGCTCACCGAGCGCCGCGAGTACGAGCTGTCCGAGGAAGGCTTCATCGGCCTGGTGTTCCGCAAGTCCGCGGACAACGCGGCCTTCTTCTCGGCCAACTCCGTCCAGCGCGCCAAGTACTTCGGTGGCACGCCCGAGGGCAAGCAGGCGGAGACGAACTACCGGCTGAGCACCCAGCTGCCCTACATGTTCATCATGAGCCGCCTGGCGCACTACATCAAGGTGCTGCAGCGTGAGCAGATCGGCAGCTGGAAGGAGCGCTCGGACCTGGAGCGCGAGCTCAACCACTGGCTGAGCCAGTACGTGGCCGACATGGATGACCCCGCGCCCGTGGTGCGCTCGCGCCGGCCGCTGCGCGCGGCCCAGGTGAAGGTGGAGGACGTGGACGGGCAGCCGGGCTGGTACCGCTGCAACATCCAGGTCCGTCCGCACTTCAAGTACATGGGTGCGTCCTTCACCCTGTCGCTCGTCGGCAAGCTCGACAAGGAATAG